The Vitis vinifera cultivar Pinot Noir 40024 chromosome 1, ASM3070453v1 DNA segment GGGGCTAGGTATAGTGGATGCGAAGTTTGAATTTATGTGGTGTCAATGTGGGAGTGCAAGTGACATTGTAGTACCTCTAaccagagagagaaagagttaAAAAGTTCTCACTTGAATCACATATTGGTCTGTAATTAAGCTAAAAGAGCAGAATTTTGCCAACCCAGTACATGGGACAAGGCGATACAGAAGAAATCATATGACCATTCTGTCCTTTCCCCTATCTTCTTCAGCAATAATGGATCTACAATATCTTATGGAAATATGCCAAGAAAACCTTGGTACATGAAAACCAAACCAAAGATCACGTTCATGGGTTTAATCCACCTTATAAGATCTAACTGAAGGATCAAAGACACTATTGATACCTTTGATCTTATCCAAAAAATCAACCAGCTAATAGAAGacaattttatttgttgtaaaatACTGGGATTTTTAATTCTTGCCTCAATGCAATAGATTCAGTTCCTTCCTCACACATGAATTCTATGGAAGTTAAGGCACATAATGATACCTTGCCAGAGGCATTCCGAACAGGAGATATGTGAAGAAGATTCCAAAACGAACTCCTATCCTTCCTGAGAAAGGAGCAGAAAAACATGGTTTAAATCTGAAGAAACTGCAGTTCATCTAAAATACGTTGGAAAGCATAGTCAAGTATCAACCTGTAATTTAAGATACGTACTGTGCATGCTTGCTCAGTTTGGATGCTTTCCTTTACCTGCGGAAAAATAGCAGTAGATGTAATTATCAGGGAAAATCCATTCCACTAATTTGTTACAAAATTACAAGGCAAAGATTCAAtagttaaaatttaaaaagcatAAACCTGCAATAGAGTTGATGGATCCGTATCCACACCACTCAAAAACATACACTGGCATCCCAACACTTCATGTCTAGCATATCctattaaaatagaaataaggATTAGTAAGAAGCTTGATTGtttaatatatcataatatccaAGGTCCAGATCTTTCTAGCTCAAACTATGAAATTTCCTACAAAGGGCTAGGACAAATCAATGTGTGTATAGCTCTATAAAGCTTTGAGCACCTGTCAATTTTAAGAAGGCATCACTTGCATAAACGATTGGCATCTCAGGTAAATGGGGATCAGTCCTGCAAGAGCAACACATATATGTTGTGGGATGCATAAGGCGAAGACATTAACCATCTTCAAACACTATATTGACATCTATGGTAAAAGAAATTTAGGAATTGTAAAAACTCACAATACAAAGCTTTGTTTGATTCTACCAAGAGATATAATTAAGGAAGCACCAAGGAGGCCAATTCCAGATAAGGTGCATCTCTTTTCGCAGACCAATTTGCCAGTTAACTCACTATAGTGTGTTAGCAAAGACAAGATATTGTTAACAGCGGCTGCAGCCCTTCTCTTCTCTTGATCACTTGCTTCCCGAGGCTCTTCATCGTCTACCATAAAAGACAAAGGCAATGCATAAGAACCCAACTAAAACCAAAATGATAAGCTATACAAATGAAAATCGGAATAAAGCAAAACTAGAAAACTAAAGCAACAATTAAGTAGACTGGAAATGCAGATGTCAGCATTAAGAACTGCAAAACGACAGTTAAACAAGCAACATGGTAAAAATGAATtgcataagtaaaaaaaatagaaaataaacaagaCCGATGCAATATATAGATTgctaaacataaatttaaatgaCCAAACAgtgtttaaaaaatgaaaaaaaacacacacacaatcAATGATGAAACACAAACAGTCAATCAAGTAAAGAAACAGGTTTTGAGTACCCAATCATGAGGCAAATGACACAACAAAACCTTGGTTGAATTGAGGTATATAAGCTAGCCCAACCTAGAACCTAGAAAGAAGGCAAAATTCAATTACACAATCATgagagattaaaaataaaaagtaagctGAAACAAAATTCAAGCCTCAAAGTTAGAAAATtatcaaccaaaatccattagAAGCATTTGGCAATATCTAACAACCACAGAAATAGAGTGAACTAACTATGGAAAGAATTTCCATCAAAGAGACAGGCAATTAAGAACTGCAATCAATATAGCAAAGAGAAGAATGATATGATGCCACATGATGAATATAATCACATCAAAAGGATCAACAACTAAGCTTGAATCATCATAAAACATCGAAGAAACAGAGTCATTATTAGTTTGAAGAGTATCTAAGATGCAAAATGGGATACAGACCTCTGTTATCTGAATCAAACAGCGACTCGAAAGCCAAAACATGCTCCAGCTCCAACACTGAATCCGAGCACACCTCCCTCCTACAAGACCCGAATACAATATCACGTGACCTACACCCGTCCTCGCATACTCCATCTCTTCCAGGCCCGCTTCCGGACCACCTTGGCTTCCTTGACATTGGCACTTGAACTGCAACAAAGTGTATCACCCTGCCATCTTCCTTACTAAAAACAGGACTCATGTGAAATAACATCCAAATGGGGGTTCCATCTTTACgataattcaataaaatagtTTGAATTGTCCTCTCTTCTTGAATTGCCTCCTGAATTTCGGTTATCGATCTCCTACTAGTCCCTGGTCCCTGAAATGCCCTACCATTCTTCCCAATCACCTCCTCTTTCGAATATCCCGACATTTTCAAGAATCCCCGGCTGGCAAAAACAATTGGGTGCCCTGAAATTGAAGGATCAGTGATAGTGAAATTATCAGGCAATTCATCGAGCGCTTCTCGCACCCAAACCGAGTACCGGTAATTAAAAGACTGTTCAATCAGAGCCAATTGTGATTCCATGGTTTTTCTTCCTCCTGTTGTTGTGTTCTCGGATTAAACCCGAACCTCAATCCCATGTGGCGCGTTGAGCGCGTGTGCTTCTCCTCTAGAAATGactttgaaataaatattaacAGCCCCAccaggaaaagaaaatttgaatcaaaacAGAAGAATCATGAACAGAGCACCTACGAATTAACTAAATATCATCTTCCCAAATTTCCAAGAGTCTCAGTGAAGGGTACGAGAAACAAGAgcaaataaattgaaaatttgatgaaaaCAAAGGAAACTTACATGGAAGAACTACAGCCTACACCCAAGTGAGTGAGCTACACGATGAAGAACAAGATCGATCCATCTCGTACATATAACAAAATATCTCCCGCAGAATCTTTCTTTCCAATGAACAATAACGAAATACAAACACCAATCAATCGTTTTCTTGTTTCCCAAATGActcagaaaaaaaatgaaagaatacccaaaaaagagagaaaatggagagaaaagaagaagaaaaaaaaaaagcaacaacAGCGATCTCTTAAAGAATTGGAAGACCACGCAGGCATGCAGAGTCACATAAATTAaggatttttattaattttcgtGACTGTTAATTAGTCTATTCGAGTTGAAAACAATGCGATTTGCCCATCTGTCTCTCTTGATTAAGAGAGAGGGGGGGAGAAGGGGATAATAAAACcaagcttttcttttcttttccttttttcggTTTTCtgtatattgttttatatttatctccACATGCATGAAGGCTGGTGTTTGGGGCTGCGGAAAATTGGAGAACTCGTGTCCTCCATACCCCTCACTGCTGGGTCCCATAATCTCATCAATCTTGGTTGGATTCTTGGAGGTTTTTAAAGGATATTTAGCTTTGAATTCTGTTGAACACTGTCACTGTTATTAGGATAAGAACTACACCCAAACCCAATACTCAAAAATGATTTCAACAACTATATCATTTCTTCTTTCTTGTTTATTTGACAAACCAACGAGACTCTACTCATTTTCCTTGTAGATGAAGCTTGAAAGGGcataagaaaaaagagagaaaaaagtttGGGGTGTTTTTTTCTCCGTGTTCATTGTACCCTACCATTTTTCCATTCATAGCAGTGCACATTACATTCTGTCACCCAATGTTAACACAAGTGATTAAGATATTAAAGTAATGTTTGATGTGGACATATACTTTTGTGTGGAGGGGATGAAACTTCTTCCATATTTCAGAATTATTAACTTATGTGGTATTTACTTTTGATCTAATCACAGACTTAATTCTGTGACATAAAAGTACAGTTCTCTGTACAAGaaacataaacaaataaagGGATGAGACGCTGTGATGGATTAGGACTTTGCCTTACCTTCATGATCCAAGAGGGTTATTGGATAGCCTCTTATGTGGGCCCAGATGAAATCAATAATTGAGTAAAGGGAAAAATGGGAAGCCACCCCAAGTGTGGTGAGGAGCAGTGGGCGTAGGAGAACATGTGATAGAGATGAGAAGTCAATAAGATCGATGGCCGAGAAGCTTTCAAAAGAACCGCCAGTGGTTTGGCATGTTTGGCGACAGGCGTATCCACTCTGGTTCTTATCCATCCATGTCATCTTGACGTTAATAGCCGGTGGCgttttttgtttccttctttaACTGAGGGCGGCCGCAACCAATTTGCATTAACGACGACGAATTCATGCGATTATACGTGTACATACactttctttttgaaattttcatgttAGATACGTATTAGGATTTTAGTCATACTTACATAAATATACTTAAAGAGTAAAAATGTAGCGATACCAACTCTCCCCTGTTTAATATGGGATATCAGAAAACATCTCTACGCCACATCATCATTGTGACCCTTTTTAAAatgcatctttaaaaataacatcagaagtttttttcctttatccaaTAGGACGTCataaaagattttatataaataagtaaaaaattagaaataaacattaaatataattagctataaattttaaaattacttaaataaaGTATACAATTTCATGGGTCATAAGTAAGAATCGTAATTTGTGTGGATCGGGTCCAAATTTAATTTGACTTTTGAATGAATTTAAATAATCATTGTTAATAGTTGTGAAagtttttttaatccaaattcAATTTAGGTTGAATTGAGTTAAGGTTAAGATTTATATAACTTGAATCTACTTGAATTCGATTTAATATTTCTGTAATATttgtaattaatatatattgtataataatattcatttttattattttttttagatttttgagtaaaaatttcaaattagaattatattatatacttgtttcatttttctataaatatattcaaatttttttattttttttattttctacatgtattttaaatcatataatcAAACCAACTCAAGCTTAATCCAATTAATAAAAGTTTagttaaagtttaaaaattgagtttgaattaaGTATTTTGGATTGAGATTAGATTGGGTTCAAATGGtaaatttcttaatttgaaTTGAGGCCAAACTAGCCGCCAATTTCCAAAATCTTTGTTAGTGatctattttgaatttttaaaaaaatttatttatcatttgacACTTGATCCTAAATGTTATGCTTGGTTccgaaaatttgaggaaaatgctgaaaaaaataaataaagaaagaaaaaaaagtgagaaatatatatatatatatatatatatataaacatttaaagttaaattatttttatatattactttaaattcattttacttattttagttttttaatataaaaattcatatatttttaattaattttaattatattatacttttttgatatttttatagtacaatcaaatattaaaaaaattattttttttagtattttttcttttcttttcttaatacttttagacaaccaaacataacctaagttttgaaaatgaatattaattcTAGGTGGTTTATATAGAAAGAGTGTATTTTTCAAGTGCTACTATAGCAAGTTAAACCATTTGTGATCCCtactttcattctttttattatgaatttttaatgtGTGTTGTTGTTTGATGacgataattgttttttatcgtAAAAAATTAGAGTTATCActtattttaatagaaaattttctaaacCTTActgtttatttaataataaaaaaatagatatgttttatttgaaagtaaattttttgtactttttatttaaaaaaaattatggatatattttagtttattaaaagcatttatgaacaactttattaaatataaatatagaaagaaaatagaaacaatacaatgaaaacaaataaattaaactaaaaaaactgACAAGAAATTgaacatgaaaataaaacaaataaatgacaagaaacaaaaatgagaagaagaaagaaagtgtACCCAATACACAGTGGGTGAAATAAAATCTCATAGTTGAGTTCTCTTCTACttcaaataataaagaaaagagaGCCACTAAAATCCTCCTCCCAAAGATGAGTTGTCTACCAACTCATACGAGCCGTCCAAATCCCTTTGCTAGTGCCTTAGGGGTTGGTGCCCTTATATAAGTTACCAGCTTGCTTTCTATTAGGAAATCCAACCCTCCACATGTTGGACATCTAGAGCTTAGCAAAAAAGAATCCAATTGCAATAGAATTGACTCATGCACAAATCAAAGTAGGCCCAAATCAAAGTAGGCCCAAAAGAAGGCAAGTAACAAgcctaaattaaataattgcaAGCCCATTAAAATAACCCCAAAGATGAAATAATGAGGCTTCAACCCAAACAAATAAGCCcaacaagaatatcatcaatcCAAAATCATAATAAGGTCTAAACTCAGTTAAATAAACCCAAAACAAATTCCAATATCAAAACCAAAACAGAATATCTACAATCCTAAGTCTGATACCTATAAACataaactcaaataaaaaaccACAATAAAAAATCAGATTACACAAACGATCattatggaaataaaaaatgcacCTTACCTGAACTTAAAAAACCCATGGCTAGAAAGTGGCAAGGGATGATGCGATTGTGCATGGTGATACTGGGTTGTGTGTGGAATGGTAGTGGaggtaaggaaaagaaaatgggatgagagagaaaaggaaaaaaattggggaaatgagagaaagagagagagaatggaGTGGTTGGTTGTGGCATGTTGCCAGTGAGTGACTGGTAGTTATCGGAACTACTGCTGACAATGGTAAGGTGTGGTCCCGATGGTGCTGGATAGGTGGAAATGggtatggggaaaaaaaaaagagtggttGTGAAAGGGATGGAAGGgagaaataaatatatgaataagtggTCGTGAATGGTTATGGGTTAATgggggaaaatgaaagaaaagatatttgagaaaaggaagaaggggGGTAGAAAAAGTGGGTTGTAGGTTAGGGGCTGTAAGAAGTGGGTTGTAAagccgttttttttttttggtggtctACACAATGTCTAATTGaaatcatggaaaaaaaaatccttgagtATAAATAAACAGGAAGGAAAAATGAATCACTCCATGATTACCAATTTTTAGTCTTGGTTTCTTATATggaaaaaaatctctaaaaaaataataaataaataaaataaaaataggggaTATGTCTCTAAAATGACCCAACTAGTAGTTTAGGAAAATCCTTCTTCTCCGTAGTAGCACTTGGAGAGTCAAATTCAACATCAACATAAATAGTTTAAACAATAGTTTAATCAATGAAGAGCTTAGTAGAGAAAATGAAGTGTTGCAATCATGCTTGAGGATTAGATGAGCTATTTCATCAATGTCTTCACTATTGCCATATTAGGGAATCTTTTCTTAATAGAAATGTTCATTgttagtaacaaaaaaaaaaaaaaaaaaaaaaaggtccgTCCTAATGGAACTACGAAATCTCACTGAAGAAGGGATCATTAGTGCTACAACTTGACAAAAAGCAAAGGTATACACtataaaaggaaaatcaatATTGCAACTTGTCAACAAGATTGTAGAATTTTGAGCATAAAATTTCCTTTGTGCTTCATTCCCCCTAAATATTAGGCACATGATAAGAGAAGAGATCTTGATCCTATCAAtcttaatattatttagaatatagtcaaaacaaatatcaaattaaaataaattaacttagtaGCACTAATTTTTCAACTATCCCAAATTTTACTTGATGTTTCAAACTAATAATACTGTTTGGGCTACACTTTCCTCCAATAGTCAAACAACACTCCAATGTATTTTAGCTACCTACAAATAGGAATTGATTTACAACCCAATGACCCTCTTTGATGGTAAAATCAGTAATCTCTTCCTAGCTTATTTTTCAAGGAGAGTCTTATTTAGAGAAGAGTATGTGTACTTATTTTCTCTCCCTAGGTTTCTTTATAGgccttttgttttccctttatgATTGGGGTCTTTCAACAAAACCAACCTTAGCCATCCACTTGCCCTAATTGTTATAAAGTAAGGGTTGGTGAGTTTAGCATATGTCGCAATAGTTCTTTTCTTCCTTAATGTCCATCAAGGTAGTAGGAGTAATTTTGATCTGACATCAGGCATTGTTATATAGTATGACTCACTCTATCTTGTTGTCGTACTTGTTAGCACGTACTCATCCAAACATCATGTTTGTCCCCTATGTCTATTAGGGTGCTATGTTTTACTTGAGGGCTTTCCCGATTATACATAGCTTTTATAACTACTTTTATCGTTTGACCTCAACTATGTCTAAAGGTGGGAGCGAGCAAGAAATCAAGTCGTATGACAAGAAATTTTAGCATTCAAAATCGGGAGTCTAATATGATAACAACGTGTGGCATGCTGAATCATGAGCCACCTTTTTTAAAGGTTTCACATTTTTCGAAGTTGTCTTCTCTTCTTCCCATGTCACTTCAATCATTTTAGGTAAGTGTGCCCCCTTCATTTCTCAATGCAACTATTATAGGTATACAAGGCCATTCTCTGTTCCATTCTTCACTTTTGCCTACTAAGATCCCTATTGCCTCTATGGTTCTTCCGTTTTCCTTGTTTTACTATTACAAGCCTGATGATATCATGGGTTCCTCATTGTCTATAACATCGAAAAGCCTTGCCGAAAAAGGCATGCCAATTTCTTAGGTCagtatttcttgaaaatttcttttattgttaaGTGTCACTTTTAATTTTCCATCAGCTTGTAGTTATGGGAATCTCTAAGGAGGCCCCTTAATTTAAAGGAGCTTAAGTTTCCCATAGTTGGGAAAAGAGTGGAGTTAGGTTTTATAACTTATGCAAAATAGACTAGCCAACTTTAAGGCCAATATTAACATATAACCTTGTATGTTACACTAGTTTAGGGCTAAACTTAATTAAGACTTTGCCACTCCTCAATCAGATGGAAAGGCAGGGTAGCATATCAACAAGTGAGAGGGCCTTCTAGTGCACAATAGATAATCCACAATAGAGGGGTTGCCCATTAGCCAATACGGATTTTGATTAGGTTATCTATTTTGAACAACATGGGTGTTCATTTAACTAGTGACTTCATAGCTCAATCCATGGCTAGGGACTCTATAAACaccattgttaaaaaaaataggttaatccaacctatggtaatcaccttagaggaggggggagggggggaggTGAAAAGGGTGAtgatctctttttgcaaatttaaactatgtgaatgtaagagacaaatatatgcaagtatataataaaacaatataaaggcaattgcatataaagtaaaagagtaagGAAAAGAGAATgtaaacacaagattttatagtggttcaacgcAACCCGGTTTACATACACtttcctctagcttcaatcccaagcttgagatTTCACtgattcaaggcttccaaaccaagccttcaagtaatacaattagattatggttccaatccaccttcttgaatttttggctccaagcaccctttacaatcctcaagagataccccactcttgaacatcctcttaagtgataccccacacttgagaatcttactctcaaagatatacaaataattgatatcacaaaatcctaatacaaaaactttaagttcaaatgatacaagaaaactaggattgagaGGTgtactaatgatatgcaagttttagaataatgatgcactcaaaacactcttccaaggctcacaTATATTCAAGAATGTTTGGAAAGGTTGAGCtcataaacaatgaagatttagagcctttttatagaggaaaaaagtcaaactagctgttgggggttcgactggttgactagtcgttagcatttaatgtttggaAGGTGATTGTTGGACCTCAATCGGACCTTGACCAGACCTTGACCGATTGAGGTGTAGGTCGACCGATTCCTTATTTGGTTAAACAACCATTCTGGaggagagagaaggttttttgcaCCCTTCAATTGGTTGAGCTGACGATCGACTAGTTACTGTTCACACCCTTAACCAGTTGAACTGGGGGTCGACCTGCTTCTAGACCGATTGAGCTGGTGATTGACTGGTTCCTCATCcgattcaaccggttgagccgtttttggctcaacaactaactttttcaacttattaaaaccttttaaacaagtttgaaaaacatttgacacaaggttttagttgaaaacatgaaatcatctaattttaaaatatttaaaacaaaataactctttgatgatt contains these protein-coding regions:
- the LOC100260420 gene encoding protein TWIN LOV 1 isoform X1, with the translated sequence MESQLALIEQSFNYRYSVWVREALDELPDNFTITDPSISGHPIVFASRGFLKMSGYSKEEVIGKNGRAFQGPGTSRRSITEIQEAIQEERTIQTILLNYRKDGTPIWMLFHMSPVFSKEDGRVIHFVAVQVPMSRKPRWSGSGPGRDGVCEDGCRSRDIVFGSCRREVCSDSVLELEHVLAFESLFDSDNRDDEEPREASDQEKRRAAAAVNNILSLLTHYSELTGKLVCEKRCTLSGIGLLGASLIISLGRIKQSFVLTDPHLPEMPIVYASDAFLKLTGYARHEVLGCQCMFLSGVDTDPSTLLQVKESIQTEQACTVRILNYRKDRSSFWNLLHISPVRNASGKIAYSVWVQMEEGCGYQDAQGLSPEMRQRSTVGAVKVAVRSSSMGAGPSKS
- the LOC100260420 gene encoding protein TWIN LOV 1 isoform X2 — its product is MSGYSKEEVIGKNGRAFQGPGTSRRSITEIQEAIQEERTIQTILLNYRKDGTPIWMLFHMSPVFSKEDGRVIHFVAVQVPMSRKPRWSGSGPGRDGVCEDGCRSRDIVFGSCRREVCSDSVLELEHVLAFESLFDSDNRDDEEPREASDQEKRRAAAAVNNILSLLTHYSELTGKLVCEKRCTLSGIGLLGASLIISLGRIKQSFVLTDPHLPEMPIVYASDAFLKLTGYARHEVLGCQCMFLSGVDTDPSTLLQVKESIQTEQACTVRILNYRKDRSSFWNLLHISPVRNASGKIAYSVWVQMEEGCGYQDAQGLSPEMRQRSTVGAVKVAVRSSSMGAGPSKS
- the LOC100260420 gene encoding protein TWIN LOV 1 isoform X3, translated to MESQLALIEQSFNYRYSVWVREALDELPDNFTITDPSISGHPIVFASRGFLKMSGYSKEEVIGKNGRAFQGPGTSRRSITEIQEAIQEERTIQTILLNYRKDGTPIWMLFHMSPVFSKEDGRVIHFVAVQVPMSRKPRWSGSGPGRDGVCEDGCRSRDIVFGSCRREVCSDSVLELEHVLAFESLFDSDNRDDEEPREASDQEKRRAAAAVNNILSLLTHYSELTGKLVCEKRCTLSGIGLLGASLIISLGRIKQSFVLTDPHLPEMPIVYASDAFLKLTGYARHEVLGCQCMFLSGVDTDPSTLLQVKESIQTEQACTEG